In one Aeromicrobium erythreum genomic region, the following are encoded:
- the rplC gene encoding 50S ribosomal protein L3, translated as MSTSSTVNARGLLGRKLGMTQVWDDEGKIVPVTVLAAETNVVTQIRTAETDGYTAVQIGFGEIDGRKITKPQAGHFAKAGVTPRRHVVEIRTEAIGDYTLGQEISPEIFAAGDEVDVTATSKGKGFAGVMKRHGFAGVSASHGAHRNHRKPGSIGACATPGRVFKGLRMAGHMGAETVTTQNLTVHAVDVAKGVILVKGAVPGPKGGLVVVRSAVKSASSTGVKGA; from the coding sequence ATGAGCACCTCCTCCACCGTCAACGCGCGCGGCCTCCTCGGCCGCAAGCTCGGCATGACGCAGGTCTGGGACGACGAGGGCAAGATCGTCCCCGTCACCGTCCTCGCCGCCGAGACGAACGTGGTCACGCAGATCCGCACCGCCGAGACCGACGGCTACACCGCCGTCCAGATCGGCTTCGGCGAGATCGACGGCCGCAAGATCACCAAGCCGCAGGCCGGCCACTTCGCGAAGGCCGGCGTCACGCCGCGCCGTCACGTCGTCGAGATCCGCACCGAGGCGATCGGTGACTACACGCTCGGCCAGGAGATCTCCCCGGAGATCTTCGCCGCCGGCGACGAGGTCGACGTGACCGCCACCAGCAAGGGCAAGGGCTTCGCCGGCGTCATGAAGCGTCACGGGTTCGCCGGTGTGTCCGCCTCGCACGGCGCGCACCGCAACCACCGCAAGCCCGGCTCGATCGGTGCGTGCGCCACGCCCGGGCGCGTCTTCAAGGGTCTGCGCATGGCCGGCCACATGGGCGCCGAGACCGTCACCACCCAGAACCTGACCGTCCACGCCGTGGATGTCGCCAAGGGCGTCATCCTCGTCAAGGGTGCGGTCCCCGGCCCGAAGGGTGGACTCGTCGTGGTCCGCTCCGCGGTCAAGTCCGCCTCCAGCACCGGCGTGAAGGGAGCCTGA
- the rpsJ gene encoding 30S ribosomal protein S10 yields MAGQKIRIRLKAYDHEVIDTSARKIVDTVTRTGASVAGPVPLPTEKNVFCVIRSPHKYKDSREHFEMRTHKRLIDIIDPTPKTVDSLMRLDLPAGVDIEIKL; encoded by the coding sequence ATGGCGGGACAGAAGATCCGTATCCGGCTCAAGGCCTATGACCACGAGGTGATCGACACCTCGGCGCGCAAGATCGTCGACACGGTCACGCGCACCGGAGCCTCCGTGGCCGGCCCCGTGCCCCTGCCGACCGAGAAGAACGTGTTCTGCGTGATCCGGTCGCCGCACAAGTACAAGGACAGCCGCGAGCACTTCGAGATGCGTACGCACAAGCGGCTCATCGACATCATCGACCCGACGCCGAAGACCGTCGACTCGCTCATGCGTCTCGACCTGCCGGCCGGTGTCGACATCGAGATCAAGCTCTGA